The following coding sequences lie in one Desulfofalx alkaliphila DSM 12257 genomic window:
- a CDS encoding lysophospholipid acyltransferase family protein, which produces MLRTVLWFTYFWLYKLYSLLLLKKVNRLINSGQHQQAEKEIAAIARSWARSIIKYTGTKVEVAGLENIPEGTVLFVSNHQSNFDIPLLIGYIDKPKGFIAKAELKKVPIIRTWMEKIHCVFIERDNMRQSVKAILEGIELLKQGKSMVLFPEGTRSKSNVMNEFKAGGMKLALKAKVPIVPVTIKGSYQMLEQKRLIKPAKVKLVVSPPIYVDKLSKEEQAKLSETVRDIIAKELN; this is translated from the coding sequence TTGCTAAGAACCGTGCTCTGGTTTACCTATTTTTGGTTATACAAATTATACTCTCTGCTCTTGCTAAAAAAAGTGAACCGCCTAATAAATAGTGGACAACACCAGCAAGCCGAAAAAGAAATAGCCGCCATTGCCCGGAGCTGGGCCAGGTCCATAATTAAATACACCGGTACCAAGGTAGAGGTGGCGGGTTTAGAAAATATTCCTGAGGGCACCGTGCTCTTTGTCAGCAATCACCAAAGTAATTTTGATATTCCTCTGTTAATTGGTTATATAGATAAACCAAAGGGATTTATTGCCAAAGCAGAATTAAAGAAGGTGCCCATTATTAGAACATGGATGGAAAAAATCCACTGCGTCTTTATTGAGAGGGACAATATGCGGCAGTCAGTGAAGGCCATTCTTGAGGGCATTGAATTATTAAAGCAGGGTAAAAGCATGGTGTTGTTTCCTGAAGGCACCCGCAGTAAAAGCAATGTGATGAATGAATTTAAAGCCGGGGGGATGAAGTTGGCACTGAAAGCTAAGGTGCCCATTGTGCCGGTAACCATTAAGGGGTCTTATCAAATGTTAGAGCAAAAAAGGCTAATTAAACCGGCAAAGGTTAAATTGGTGGTGTCGCCACCAATTTATGTGGATAAACTAAGCAAGGAAGAACAGGCCAAATTATCTGAAACGGTAAGGGATATTATTGCCAAGGAATTAAATTAA
- a CDS encoding zinc dependent phospholipase C family protein — translation MPDLWTHIITGEEIVADLPDNQCRLLIRRHLNLFRFGCQGPDFFLYYNFWPWLRDKRGTYFGEIIHLEQCGNFFQEIAAYINAITDTKLRNRLTVYLMGLICHWTVDRWAHPYIHYISGIKHPAGNHKRIEAAIDSILAHSRWKIDTSKTPVKPYIQLGSHLPQDINHLYMQVLNKLYLDKAPVKPTAELIDRCYRHMMQALDFFYDPWGIKRRLLTGFDFITGSKINARYYIYRPVDCLKDDYLNEGRQGWCHPCDKNECYDYSLHQLLATARREAVTIINGTWQLLNSKQVNIKNTEQLTALFPNISFNTGKDTADKRPLLYTNPLLP, via the coding sequence ATGCCAGACCTTTGGACACATATCATCACCGGAGAAGAAATAGTAGCCGACCTACCGGATAACCAATGCCGCCTGCTAATCCGGCGGCACCTCAACCTATTTAGATTTGGATGCCAAGGCCCGGACTTCTTTTTGTATTACAATTTCTGGCCCTGGTTAAGGGATAAAAGGGGCACCTATTTTGGCGAAATCATCCACCTTGAACAATGCGGTAATTTCTTTCAAGAAATCGCTGCCTATATCAATGCAATCACCGACACCAAATTACGCAATAGGTTAACTGTGTATTTAATGGGATTAATTTGTCACTGGACGGTGGACAGATGGGCCCATCCTTATATACATTATATATCGGGAATAAAGCACCCAGCCGGCAATCACAAGAGAATAGAAGCGGCCATAGACAGTATTTTGGCCCACTCCAGGTGGAAGATCGATACAAGCAAAACTCCGGTAAAGCCCTATATCCAGTTAGGCAGTCACCTGCCCCAGGACATTAACCACCTGTATATGCAGGTATTAAATAAACTTTATTTAGACAAAGCGCCGGTAAAGCCCACAGCAGAATTGATAGATAGGTGCTACCGACATATGATGCAGGCACTGGATTTCTTTTATGACCCCTGGGGTATTAAAAGAAGGTTATTAACCGGTTTTGACTTTATCACCGGCAGCAAAATAAACGCCCGCTATTATATTTATCGCCCGGTAGATTGCCTAAAGGATGATTATTTAAACGAAGGTAGACAAGGTTGGTGTCACCCTTGCGATAAAAATGAGTGTTATGACTACAGTCTTCATCAGCTGCTGGCCACCGCCCGCAGGGAGGCAGTAACAATTATTAACGGCACCTGGCAGTTGCTGAACAGTAAGCAAGTGAACATCAAAAATACCGAGCAACTGACAGCGCTTTTTCCCAACATATCTTTTAATACCGGCAAAGATACTGCCGATAAACGGCCGCTCTTATACACTAATCCATTATTGCCATAA
- the ychF gene encoding redox-regulated ATPase YchF: MKVNLTTGLVGLPLVGKTTIFNLLTDSNLETSNFLSGKTETNMGQARVPDKRIDFLSNMFKPRKTTYAQIQVHDVPGLVRGASQGQGVGNKFMDNIRNVDMLVHVVRAFNNPDVPHVEDSINPMRDIETINTELLFADIELLDKRIERIQQGKKIKKEQLKELEVLKRLLAALENEQPLSMVELNEDEQQLLQHYSFFTEKPLLLVINIDEEQFQSNDYPHKAEVEAWAAQRDVPVLEICGQIEMEISQLPPEDREMFMEDLGITDSGINRLARATYERLGLISFFTTGEDEVKAWTIRKNTDAKRAAGKIHSDIERGFIRAEVVKYQDLVDVGSMAKLKDLGKYRLEGKEYIVQDGDIINFRFNV; this comes from the coding sequence ATAAAAGTGAATTTAACCACCGGTCTAGTGGGTTTACCCCTGGTGGGTAAAACAACAATTTTTAACTTGCTTACCGACTCAAATTTAGAGACATCTAATTTTTTATCCGGCAAAACGGAAACCAATATGGGCCAGGCCAGGGTACCTGATAAACGCATTGACTTTTTATCCAATATGTTTAAACCGCGCAAAACTACATATGCACAAATTCAGGTTCATGATGTACCTGGCCTGGTGCGGGGTGCCAGTCAAGGCCAGGGAGTAGGCAACAAATTTATGGATAATATCCGCAATGTAGATATGCTGGTACATGTGGTAAGGGCCTTTAACAACCCTGATGTTCCCCATGTGGAGGACAGCATTAACCCCATGCGTGACATTGAAACCATTAACACCGAATTGTTGTTTGCTGATATAGAGCTGCTGGATAAACGCATAGAACGTATTCAGCAGGGCAAAAAAATTAAAAAGGAGCAGCTAAAGGAGCTGGAGGTGCTGAAAAGACTTTTGGCTGCCCTGGAGAATGAACAACCCCTCAGCATGGTGGAGCTGAACGAAGATGAGCAGCAACTGCTGCAGCACTACAGCTTTTTTACCGAAAAACCCCTGCTGCTGGTAATTAACATCGATGAAGAACAGTTTCAATCTAATGATTATCCCCATAAGGCAGAGGTTGAAGCGTGGGCGGCCCAAAGGGATGTACCGGTGCTGGAGATATGCGGCCAAATTGAGATGGAAATTAGTCAATTGCCCCCCGAAGACCGGGAGATGTTTATGGAGGACCTGGGCATTACCGATTCCGGTATTAATCGTTTGGCCAGGGCCACCTATGAAAGGCTTGGTTTAATATCCTTTTTCACCACAGGGGAGGATGAAGTAAAGGCCTGGACAATCCGCAAAAACACTGATGCCAAAAGGGCTGCGGGGAAAATTCACTCTGACATAGAGCGGGGCTTTATCCGTGCCGAGGTAGTTAAATACCAGGATTTGGTGGATGTGGGCAGCATGGCAAAGCTAAAGGATCTGGGCAAATACCGCCTGGAAGGAAAAGAGTATATTGTGCAAGACGGAGATATTATAAACTTTAGGTTTAATGTATAA
- a CDS encoding YkgJ family cysteine cluster protein, which produces MINKGDDRIMLPAVELYKALNKAQQQKLFDELQLAYDKLPKSTCKNCARCCSIGSPPAFFIEYINMYRYVRDHLKDRWQDFLSKSAEYFYLELVDVNQKCPFLGDDKRCDIYEVRPATCRFFGLLSKQEFEKGNLNQGLQYVAKKLWEDHQIKIPDEIANSKIEYCGDVSNSTGKPVPKKELGIIIGELAKLDAYFFPEQLVDQEGTMLPYPVHLMNTVLGDGARARKLKIMKEYADHQSRELLDPIVARAAKYEF; this is translated from the coding sequence ATGATTAACAAAGGAGATGACCGCATAATGCTACCTGCTGTTGAACTCTATAAGGCTTTAAACAAAGCACAGCAACAAAAACTTTTTGACGAATTACAACTTGCATATGATAAGCTACCGAAAAGCACCTGTAAAAACTGCGCCCGCTGCTGTAGCATCGGCAGCCCTCCGGCTTTTTTCATAGAGTATATTAATATGTATAGGTATGTGCGCGACCACTTAAAGGATCGCTGGCAAGACTTTTTATCCAAATCAGCCGAGTATTTTTATCTGGAGCTTGTGGATGTTAATCAAAAATGCCCCTTTTTAGGCGATGACAAGAGGTGTGATATTTACGAGGTACGCCCGGCCACCTGTCGCTTTTTTGGCCTATTAAGTAAGCAGGAGTTTGAGAAAGGAAATCTAAATCAGGGGCTGCAGTATGTGGCCAAAAAACTGTGGGAAGACCATCAAATTAAAATACCCGATGAGATAGCAAACTCTAAAATAGAGTATTGCGGTGATGTCAGCAACAGCACCGGTAAACCTGTGCCAAAGAAGGAATTGGGCATTATCATCGGTGAACTGGCAAAGCTTGATGCATATTTTTTCCCCGAGCAGTTAGTTGACCAAGAAGGTACCATGTTGCCCTACCCGGTACATTTAATGAACACTGTGCTGGGCGACGGCGCCAGGGCCAGGAAGCTTAAGATTATGAAGGAATATGCAGACCACCAAAGCAGGGAACTATTAGATCCCATTGTGGCTAGGGCTGCCAAGTATGAATTTTAA
- a CDS encoding Na/Pi cotransporter family protein, giving the protein MWLEATLGLMGGMGLLLYGMYIMSEGLQKIAGQKLRTVMSTLTQNRFIGLLVGAVVTVILQSSTATTVILVGLTSASIITLRQTLAVILGADIGTTITAQLIALKVTEIALPIVGIGATIIFFGKTGKYKRIGQAITGFGLLFLGLKIMSDVMYPLRDDPFFTNALMQISDRPVLAILLAAIFTFLVHSSAATIGIIMLLAMQGLVPLVSAVFLLFGANIGTSFTALISSLGSTREAQRVATAHLLFKLVGVLIFLPFVSPFANLVTWITPNSPGFQVANVHTIFNVAIALMFLPFTAQFAKFLEYIIPEKDMTVKEFKPRYLDDTLISSPSIAIGLATKEIIRVSDNVTEMVRKCDQLFKEYNPEMVEELLNKEEKVDQLSENINKYLTKIMRQSISRDDFNRCMGLVHIVKDYEHIGDVIEKNIVYLAESKYANNADFTPEGHREITVMLQRIIELMTVVNTAFVSNSCYMAEKAKMMQDDIIDLEFRLRMSHFARMQKGGKEVENTSSIFLDIINSYLRIGEHLSNIAMALTDEVSCTWHAEVELIYGPDNSIETGGLTK; this is encoded by the coding sequence ATGTGGTTGGAAGCCACCTTGGGTCTAATGGGCGGCATGGGCCTGCTGCTCTATGGTATGTACATCATGAGCGAGGGCTTACAAAAGATAGCCGGCCAAAAACTACGCACCGTAATGAGCACCTTAACCCAAAATAGATTTATCGGTCTCTTGGTTGGTGCAGTGGTTACAGTAATTTTACAAAGCAGCACTGCAACCACAGTTATACTGGTGGGTTTGACCAGTGCCTCTATCATAACCTTGAGACAGACGCTGGCGGTAATACTGGGTGCTGATATTGGAACCACCATCACTGCCCAGTTAATAGCCCTTAAGGTAACTGAAATTGCACTACCCATAGTGGGTATTGGCGCCACCATTATATTTTTCGGTAAAACAGGGAAATACAAGCGCATCGGCCAGGCAATAACAGGTTTTGGTCTACTGTTTTTAGGTCTTAAAATAATGTCAGATGTGATGTACCCACTGCGGGATGACCCCTTTTTTACCAATGCTCTCATGCAAATCAGTGATCGCCCGGTGCTGGCTATATTATTGGCGGCCATATTTACCTTTTTAGTGCACAGCAGTGCTGCCACCATAGGTATCATTATGCTGTTGGCAATGCAGGGTTTGGTGCCGCTGGTTTCGGCAGTTTTCCTGCTCTTTGGTGCCAACATCGGCACATCATTTACCGCCCTGATATCCAGCTTGGGGTCCACTAGGGAGGCCCAAAGGGTGGCCACTGCCCATTTGCTTTTTAAACTTGTGGGGGTGTTAATCTTTTTACCCTTTGTGAGCCCCTTTGCAAACCTGGTTACTTGGATTACACCTAACTCACCGGGCTTTCAGGTGGCAAACGTGCACACCATTTTTAATGTGGCGATAGCTTTAATGTTTTTGCCTTTCACTGCCCAGTTTGCTAAGTTTCTAGAATATATTATTCCGGAAAAGGATATGACGGTTAAAGAGTTCAAACCTAGGTACCTTGACGACACACTGATAAGCTCACCTTCTATCGCCATTGGTTTGGCAACTAAAGAAATTATTAGGGTATCGGATAACGTTACCGAAATGGTGCGTAAATGTGACCAATTATTTAAAGAATACAATCCTGAAATGGTGGAAGAACTGTTAAATAAAGAAGAAAAGGTTGACCAACTATCTGAAAACATTAATAAATATTTAACAAAAATAATGCGTCAGTCCATTTCCAGGGATGATTTTAACCGCTGTATGGGGCTGGTGCATATTGTAAAGGATTATGAGCATATCGGCGACGTGATAGAAAAGAACATTGTTTATCTGGCGGAAAGTAAGTATGCCAATAATGCTGACTTTACTCCCGAAGGACATCGGGAAATAACAGTGATGCTGCAAAGAATTATCGAGTTAATGACGGTGGTTAATACCGCCTTTGTATCTAACAGCTGCTACATGGCAGAAAAGGCCAAAATGATGCAGGATGATATTATTGATTTAGAGTTCAGGTTAAGAATGAGCCACTTTGCCCGGATGCAAAAGGGCGGTAAAGAGGTTGAAAATACCAGCTCTATTTTCCTGGATATCATCAATTCTTACCTTAGAATTGGCGAGCACCTGAGCAACATTGCCATGGCCTTAACCGATGAAGTTTCATGTACATGGCATGCAGAAGTAGAACTGATTTATGGTCCTGACAATAGCATCGAAACCGGCGGATTAACTAAGTAA
- a CDS encoding S-layer homology domain-containing protein encodes MALISAMLLALSSTAWAAQPIFSDVTGDHWARPSVEEMNAAGVIAGHTDGTFGPRDPVTLNQTIVMLARINNLVDEAERYNLQNCSYEFPPGANDTVKKYLAVAADRGWLNAAGLKHMNPNSAASRQEVAIIVAAAFDLRGNADKLPFTDKNKISSAYHSYIAGVYEAGIMQGRTTTQFDPTSSVLRQEVATILSRLTEKGLADPNPGKRLVGYIEKVDTANSRVTINTGSGLTSVYTLSNNAPVYSNEKLVSISNIPSSQLVRAYLDNNNRITFIKTTGGSIKSPVNNNTSKVEDRWGYVKELALNTLRVELMDGSTKTYNISSSTGVYDANNKSTSLLSLNKDALVKMTLRGNDLQRIDMIESSTIEGHITSIRDDRITIGKDGRQHSYDVDSRWTSVTDHRDSKYYYDDLSTGYVVKITHGDGKAYKIQFLEKGTLHNIGTVSRLNNERNDDDDWRITIIDNYGNRNSFDVNYDVAVYDLNGKKISFWQLDSSDRDTVMLHLDKRGKVETIELVEEYNGIIEDLSRDEIKVGRKILDLPRGFDIDRYIIGSEVTVYVHKDEVKAIEVTDDEDITVTGTISSVSERDWEIEIRQDSGNRFTFDVYNRVTIRDRVDDDNLYFEDLKRNWEVELELKNKEVRKITVYDK; translated from the coding sequence ATGGCATTAATAAGCGCTATGCTTTTGGCTTTATCCAGTACTGCCTGGGCTGCACAGCCCATATTTAGCGATGTCACCGGCGACCACTGGGCCAGGCCCAGCGTTGAAGAAATGAATGCCGCCGGGGTAATTGCAGGCCACACCGACGGCACCTTTGGCCCCAGGGATCCGGTAACCCTTAATCAAACCATTGTTATGCTGGCACGCATTAATAACCTGGTGGATGAAGCCGAGCGGTACAACTTGCAAAACTGTTCCTACGAATTTCCGCCGGGGGCCAACGACACCGTTAAAAAATATCTGGCAGTGGCTGCCGACAGAGGTTGGTTAAACGCCGCCGGTTTAAAGCACATGAACCCAAACAGTGCTGCCTCAAGACAAGAAGTGGCTATCATTGTTGCAGCGGCCTTTGACCTGCGGGGTAATGCCGACAAATTGCCCTTTACGGATAAAAACAAGATCTCCTCTGCCTACCACAGTTATATAGCCGGGGTATATGAAGCAGGAATAATGCAAGGTAGAACCACCACTCAGTTTGATCCCACATCCAGTGTTCTGCGTCAAGAGGTGGCTACCATTCTTTCCAGGCTGACAGAAAAAGGCCTGGCAGACCCAAATCCCGGTAAACGGCTGGTTGGCTACATTGAGAAAGTTGACACCGCCAACTCAAGGGTAACCATTAATACCGGTTCCGGACTCACCAGTGTCTACACCCTAAGCAACAATGCACCGGTATACAGCAACGAAAAATTGGTTTCAATATCCAACATACCGTCAAGCCAGTTAGTTAGGGCATATTTAGATAACAATAATCGTATTACTTTTATTAAAACAACCGGCGGAAGCATTAAGTCACCGGTTAATAACAATACTTCAAAGGTTGAAGACCGCTGGGGTTATGTAAAAGAGCTGGCCTTAAATACCTTAAGAGTCGAATTGATGGACGGCAGCACAAAAACCTATAACATTTCGTCAAGCACCGGCGTTTATGACGCCAACAACAAGTCAACTTCCTTACTGTCCTTAAATAAAGACGCCCTTGTGAAGATGACTTTAAGGGGTAATGATCTGCAGCGCATTGACATGATAGAAAGCAGTACAATTGAGGGACATATTACCTCCATCAGGGATGATAGAATTACCATTGGCAAGGACGGTAGACAGCACTCCTATGACGTTGACAGCCGGTGGACAAGTGTTACCGACCATAGGGATTCCAAATACTATTACGATGATTTAAGCACCGGCTACGTGGTGAAAATTACCCATGGCGACGGCAAAGCCTATAAAATACAGTTTTTAGAAAAAGGCACCCTACACAACATCGGCACCGTTAGCCGCTTGAATAATGAGCGGAATGACGATGACGACTGGAGAATTACCATTATAGATAACTACGGCAACAGAAACAGCTTTGATGTAAATTATGACGTAGCGGTATATGATCTTAACGGTAAAAAGATATCCTTCTGGCAACTTGACAGCAGCGACAGGGATACTGTAATGTTGCACCTGGACAAAAGGGGCAAGGTAGAAACCATCGAGCTGGTGGAAGAATACAATGGTATCATTGAAGATTTAAGTAGAGATGAAATTAAAGTGGGCAGAAAAATATTGGATTTACCCCGTGGATTCGATATTGACCGCTATATCATCGGCAGCGAAGTGACAGTTTATGTGCACAAGGATGAAGTAAAGGCAATTGAAGTGACTGACGATGAAGATATTACCGTCACAGGTACAATCTCATCTGTGAGCGAAAGAGACTGGGAAATTGAAATACGACAGGACAGCGGTAACAGATTCACCTTTGACGTATACAACAGGGTAACCATTAGAGACCGGGTAGATGACGATAACCTCTATTTTGAAGATTTAAAAAGAAACTGGGAAGTGGAATTAGAACTTAAAAACAAAGAGGTGCGGAAAATAACCGTATACGACAAGTAG
- a CDS encoding S-layer homology domain-containing protein, giving the protein MRRHSKGILIFVLVTLLLILTAQPALADRTYSVRVSPGEELEDDKYTVLSNTVEIRVRGSTGTEKVTIGNVEAEPKGRYWYFEDYPLSRGENKLTITVEEIEIENGQEVTKTYTQDLTIYYRDVAAPESRYRVADITEVNTIEAFGGEVVLRLGDHNAVMNSGRNRLADDQSIDITVYSEGARYRPNFIPASRLFEIRADSDKYSLLNEGQITLKYNTESFGAGLETLTVLWFQDYSGDPNRSVFENLGGVVDPENKTITVPLRKNGFGYYGVFNVSNAFNDFYMYQGKVSWSSTYVMPLYAKGIMNPLNPQTGSFGLLTWDGREQPTTQGEFATMLAKALQLPVDRIEPYNYDYDYNHYHYRYLTAISDPHVEAAARHGLLNGIPIGANNFISREQAAVMITRAANLKVYDDPNLISRINERIFTDAKLMSHWKQPYIYAAYRANLMPVTADKNQRNRFKFEPQQPLTRVQAAEMVYKLMKNREQNQ; this is encoded by the coding sequence ATGAGAAGGCATAGCAAAGGTATTTTAATATTTGTACTGGTAACACTGCTGCTTATTTTAACCGCCCAGCCTGCCCTGGCTGACAGAACTTATTCTGTGCGTGTAAGCCCCGGCGAGGAGCTTGAAGACGATAAATATACGGTATTATCCAACACAGTAGAAATTAGGGTGCGGGGAAGTACCGGAACTGAAAAAGTTACCATTGGCAATGTAGAGGCTGAGCCCAAGGGACGCTACTGGTACTTTGAAGACTACCCCCTAAGCAGGGGAGAAAACAAACTAACCATCACCGTGGAAGAAATTGAAATAGAAAACGGGCAAGAAGTAACTAAAACCTATACCCAAGACTTAACCATTTATTATAGGGATGTGGCGGCACCCGAATCCCGTTATCGGGTGGCAGATATAACCGAGGTAAACACCATTGAAGCCTTTGGCGGTGAGGTGGTTTTACGGTTGGGAGACCATAATGCCGTCATGAACAGTGGCCGCAACCGCCTGGCCGATGATCAGAGTATAGATATCACTGTATACAGCGAAGGGGCCCGCTATCGTCCTAATTTTATACCTGCAAGCAGGCTTTTTGAAATCCGCGCCGACAGTGATAAATATAGCCTGTTAAATGAAGGCCAAATAACACTTAAATACAATACTGAGAGTTTTGGTGCAGGGCTGGAAACCCTTACGGTGCTATGGTTCCAAGATTATAGCGGAGACCCCAACCGCTCAGTGTTTGAGAATTTAGGCGGTGTGGTGGACCCAGAGAACAAAACCATTACCGTTCCCTTGCGCAAAAACGGTTTTGGTTATTATGGTGTCTTTAACGTTTCAAACGCCTTTAATGACTTTTATATGTATCAGGGCAAGGTAAGTTGGTCCAGCACCTATGTTATGCCCCTTTATGCCAAAGGAATTATGAACCCCCTTAACCCACAGACCGGTTCCTTTGGTTTGCTTACTTGGGACGGCAGAGAGCAGCCAACCACCCAGGGTGAGTTCGCCACCATGCTGGCTAAGGCACTACAGCTGCCTGTGGATAGAATTGAGCCCTATAACTATGACTACGACTACAACCACTATCACTACAGATATTTGACGGCCATAAGCGATCCCCATGTGGAAGCGGCGGCACGCCATGGCTTGTTAAACGGCATACCTATTGGGGCCAACAACTTTATTAGCCGGGAACAAGCGGCTGTGATGATTACCCGTGCCGCCAACCTGAAGGTGTATGATGACCCTAACCTAATCAGCAGGATAAACGAAAGAATATTTACCGATGCCAAGCTAATGTCCCACTGGAAACAACCTTATATATATGCAGCTTACCGCGCCAACTTAATGCCGGTAACTGCCGATAAGAATCAGCGCAACCGCTTTAAGTTTGAGCCCCAACAGCCGCTGACCAGGGTACAGGCGGCAGAGATGGTATATAAACTGATGAAAAATAGGGAGCAGAATCAATAA
- the mltG gene encoding endolytic transglycosylase MltG encodes MTFNPKKGIRFAVGLLLALLVVGAGALLYFNSLLAPVAKEAQQAEMVEIPANSSGAAVAAMLEERGLIKSSLAFRVYCRYKGLDSEIKTGEYELGAHMSTPEIIESLIQGSQVYYSFTIPEGYTVEQIADLLYEQGFVNKEKFLQLCKEGDFDFPFLPKKQEDIRYRLEGYLFPNTYSITRHDDEESIILMMLERFVYETNNINFEERAKALGLTVHEAVTVAAMIEREAKVEKDRPLIAGVIYNRLKINMPLQIDATVLYALGEHKETVLYKDLEVKSPYNTYYINTMPVGPIANPGLSSLEATVKPDKNDYLYYVAKPDGSHVFSKTLEEHELNKAKYL; translated from the coding sequence ATGACCTTTAACCCTAAAAAGGGTATTAGATTTGCAGTTGGCCTTTTATTGGCTCTTTTGGTGGTGGGTGCAGGGGCATTGCTGTATTTTAATTCTTTATTGGCCCCGGTTGCAAAAGAAGCCCAACAAGCGGAGATGGTGGAGATTCCCGCTAACAGCAGCGGCGCCGCCGTGGCAGCAATGCTTGAGGAAAGGGGCCTAATAAAAAGTTCACTGGCCTTTAGAGTCTATTGCCGCTACAAGGGCTTAGACAGTGAAATTAAAACCGGTGAATATGAGCTTGGTGCCCATATGTCTACGCCGGAAATAATAGAAAGTTTAATACAGGGTAGCCAGGTTTACTATAGCTTTACCATACCTGAAGGTTACACTGTGGAACAAATTGCCGACCTTCTTTATGAGCAAGGGTTTGTAAATAAAGAAAAGTTTTTACAGCTTTGCAAAGAGGGGGACTTTGATTTTCCCTTTTTGCCTAAAAAACAAGAAGACATCCGGTATAGGCTGGAAGGTTATCTCTTCCCAAACACTTACAGCATTACCAGGCACGATGATGAAGAAAGTATTATTTTGATGATGTTAGAGCGGTTTGTTTATGAAACCAATAACATTAATTTTGAAGAAAGGGCCAAGGCCTTGGGTTTAACGGTGCATGAAGCGGTGACGGTGGCGGCAATGATTGAGCGCGAGGCCAAGGTGGAAAAAGATCGTCCCCTTATTGCGGGGGTTATTTATAACCGCCTGAAAATAAACATGCCCTTGCAAATTGATGCCACTGTGCTCTATGCCCTGGGCGAGCATAAAGAAACGGTCCTGTACAAAGACTTAGAGGTAAAATCTCCTTATAACACTTATTACATTAACACCATGCCGGTGGGGCCCATTGCCAACCCTGGGCTGTCATCCCTGGAGGCCACCGTTAAGCCTGATAAAAATGATTATTTGTACTATGTGGCTAAGCCCGACGGCAGCCATGTGTTCTCAAAAACCTTAGAGGAGCACGAGTTAAATAAAGCCAAGTACTTGTAA